In Gimesia benthica, a single window of DNA contains:
- a CDS encoding YHS domain-containing protein has translation MSSRPFCTGCLMTLTLLFSVGCGSSDQPQNAPEQVSVDLGGGVDLGDAGAMEMEAAPSEPKTQKPVRRFQPVTLGGNQSASGSSADGAPEEQKFDNVLEALKPLQIMLGEWGGTTFKKFDGFSSVETLDWVWDLQSNPAQPALVMQADKSRYYENARLTYLADKQKYRLTVTDKDGQKKVYEGEFSVPLTKIPGDDDPNVLHSTYKLSLALVEPADEKKHAQIIFNQQNNDRYMFELYDLRGDSYARVDTINTRRKGTSFAKSDSDYGSKTCIISGGLGTSQVSYQGKSYYVCCSGCRKAFEANPEKWIAKYEANKKKTDTQ, from the coding sequence ATGTCTTCGCGTCCCTTTTGCACCGGCTGTCTGATGACCCTCACTCTGCTCTTCAGCGTCGGCTGCGGTTCCTCTGACCAGCCACAAAACGCGCCGGAACAGGTCAGCGTCGATCTGGGCGGCGGGGTCGATCTCGGTGACGCCGGCGCCATGGAAATGGAAGCTGCCCCTTCAGAACCCAAAACCCAAAAACCGGTCCGGCGGTTCCAGCCGGTGACACTCGGTGGTAACCAGTCCGCCAGCGGCTCCTCTGCCGATGGTGCTCCCGAAGAACAGAAATTCGACAACGTACTCGAAGCACTCAAGCCCCTGCAGATCATGCTCGGCGAATGGGGAGGCACGACCTTCAAAAAATTCGATGGATTCAGTTCTGTGGAAACACTCGACTGGGTCTGGGACCTGCAGAGCAATCCGGCTCAACCCGCGCTCGTCATGCAGGCCGATAAAAGTCGTTATTACGAAAACGCACGGCTCACTTACCTGGCCGATAAACAGAAATACCGGCTGACTGTTACCGACAAAGACGGACAGAAAAAAGTTTACGAAGGCGAATTCTCCGTCCCCCTGACCAAGATCCCCGGCGACGACGATCCCAACGTCCTGCACTCCACGTATAAGCTTAGCCTGGCACTGGTCGAACCGGCGGATGAAAAGAAACACGCCCAGATCATCTTCAATCAGCAAAACAACGATCGCTACATGTTCGAACTTTACGATCTTCGTGGCGACAGCTACGCACGAGTAGACACCATTAACACCCGCCGCAAGGGAACCTCGTTTGCGAAAAGCGATTCGGACTACGGTTCCAAAACCTGTATCATTTCAGGAGGTCTGGGGACCTCGCAGGTCTCATATCAGGGCAAGTCCTACTATGTCTGCTGCAGCGGCTGTCGAAAAGCCTTTGAAGCCAATCCGGAAAAATGGATTGCCAAGTACGAAGCCAATAAGAAGAAAACCGACACGCAATAA
- a CDS encoding amidohydrolase family protein, translating into MEYIDAHSHVWTPDVKKYPLAPGYKVADMQPPSFTAEELQAEMMPVGVNRVVLIQMSFYGFDNSYMLDCMAKYPGMFSGVAVIDQKGDNPTPKMLDLKKKGVRGFRIAPKTKKVDEWLDGACMEEMWTTGAKEGMAMCCLMNPNGLPALDKMCQKHRDTTVVIDHLARIGVTGKIEPEEVDALCKMAKHPNVYVKVSAFYALGKKQMPYHDLAPLIKKVYQAFGAKRLMWATDCPYQVQGPHTYKASIDLIKNGLPFLSDDDKSWILEKTAEHVFFQGI; encoded by the coding sequence ATGGAATATATCGACGCACATTCGCATGTCTGGACTCCTGACGTCAAAAAATACCCCCTGGCTCCCGGGTATAAGGTCGCGGATATGCAGCCTCCCAGTTTTACTGCGGAAGAGCTGCAGGCTGAGATGATGCCGGTCGGTGTGAACCGGGTCGTGCTGATCCAGATGTCCTTCTATGGTTTTGACAACAGCTACATGCTGGATTGCATGGCCAAGTATCCGGGAATGTTTTCCGGTGTGGCTGTGATCGACCAGAAGGGGGACAACCCGACGCCAAAGATGCTGGACCTCAAGAAAAAGGGAGTCCGGGGCTTCCGGATTGCACCGAAGACGAAGAAGGTCGACGAGTGGCTGGACGGTGCGTGCATGGAAGAGATGTGGACGACCGGTGCAAAAGAAGGCATGGCCATGTGCTGCCTGATGAATCCCAACGGGCTGCCCGCACTGGATAAAATGTGTCAAAAGCATCGCGACACGACCGTGGTGATCGACCACCTGGCACGGATCGGCGTGACGGGTAAGATTGAGCCTGAAGAAGTCGACGCGTTGTGTAAGATGGCTAAGCATCCCAACGTTTATGTCAAAGTTTCTGCCTTTTATGCCCTGGGCAAGAAGCAGATGCCCTACCATGATCTGGCGCCACTCATTAAAAAGGTGTATCAGGCCTTTGGTGCCAAACGCCTGATGTGGGCTACCGACTGCCCTTACCAGGTGCAGGGACCCCATACTTACAAGGCGTCGATCGATCTGATCAAGAACGGACTGCCGTTCCTGTCGGATGACGACAAATCATGGATTCTGGAAAAGACCGCTGAACATGTCTTTTTCCAGGGCATTTAA
- a CDS encoding RAD55 family ATPase, with protein sequence MSELRQQTGIPELDEMLSGGLLPGKLTVVLGATGIGKTQLGLQYAQAGLAQEGETGILFDMATRGDSQSHEDYAERLFQWKLREQLVDEVFDLEQIWEREQARKDYQHLFRQSGRRVTRRDMELDEWKEWKLEFVKKLDAAIAYFYANFVHGVRRTVIDGIEPTERPSDSFQFHAFEYVYHQILRKEYDWVARDLFRAQFRSQQEQIEAHRYDCQQIGCLLLLTTHEVMLDDLIQRPIESGDVLSNANTIILMGKIREGNRMSRALHIAKHRGSAVDESLIPYEIRETGLELLR encoded by the coding sequence ATGTCTGAACTGCGCCAACAAACGGGAATTCCGGAACTGGATGAAATGCTGTCGGGGGGATTATTGCCCGGAAAGCTGACAGTAGTTCTGGGGGCGACCGGCATTGGAAAAACGCAACTGGGGCTGCAGTATGCTCAGGCAGGACTCGCCCAGGAAGGGGAGACCGGCATTCTGTTCGATATGGCGACCCGCGGCGATTCACAAAGTCACGAGGATTATGCAGAGCGTCTGTTTCAATGGAAACTACGGGAGCAACTCGTCGATGAGGTCTTCGATCTGGAACAGATCTGGGAGCGGGAACAGGCGCGCAAAGATTATCAGCATCTCTTCCGCCAAAGTGGCCGCCGGGTGACCCGCCGGGATATGGAGCTGGATGAGTGGAAGGAATGGAAGCTGGAATTTGTCAAAAAGCTGGATGCTGCAATCGCGTATTTCTATGCCAATTTTGTGCATGGTGTCCGGCGTACAGTGATTGACGGGATCGAACCGACCGAACGGCCCAGTGATTCCTTCCAGTTCCATGCCTTCGAATACGTCTACCATCAGATCCTGCGCAAAGAATACGACTGGGTGGCCCGTGATCTGTTTCGGGCACAGTTTCGCAGTCAGCAGGAGCAGATTGAAGCACATCGTTACGACTGCCAGCAGATCGGCTGCCTGTTGCTGTTAACCACGCATGAGGTAATGCTGGATGACCTGATTCAGCGTCCCATCGAAAGTGGTGACGTCCTGTCCAATGCCAATACGATCATCCTGATGGGAAAGATCCGGGAAGGCAACCGGATGAGCCGTGCATTACACATCGCGAAACATCGTGGCAGTGCCGTCGATGAATCCCTGATCCCTTACGAAATCAGGGAAACCGGCCTGGAGCTGCTACGCTGA
- a CDS encoding sodium:solute symporter family transporter produces the protein MKVLLATSQSLPLLFAADETGPDAALISFMIYTLAVFVLAALSNQLLKSKSFLSEYFLGSRGLGVWAFALTFAATSSSGGSFTGFPSKIYSHGWILALWIGSYMVVPICTMGLIGKRLNQIARRSGSITVPDVIRDRFHSPILGLMAVSLIVFFMSFNLVAQFKAGSLILQTLLDGVSVFESTADGLAQAVSGIPFLSDGVSPEYLLCLLVFGIAVIVYTTYGGFHAVVWTDVMQGIVMVIGVIIMLPLAISQAGGLENTTKLMAKMTPPRYSAADKGGITLTLDKPAAEDMRIEVGTWITDNPIESSKVPLLFRVTAASEIPAGKTTVDEVKVIQLTTLEDIDRILKRKEKENFLSGVSVSNIDLVQYAYGEEASQQGAYVVGPGPSPASNNGFLPLSLAISFFFMWAISGTGQPANMVRLMAFRDTKTLQRSICTVAIYYTLIYFPLVVIFCCARVILPGMEGESDRIMPAMAVYLTENIGMGWLAGLLVAAPFAAVMSTVDSFLLLISSAWVRDVYQRNINPEASEKTIKMLSYLATFVVGTAAMIVAINPPQFLQDIIVYVGSGLAASFLAPIVYALYWRRVNAAGAMGAMVGGFGLHLAMYVTGYFENGSFFKPYQLFDFDPIIVGLFGSFICGFIVTKLTAPPPQELVHKFFYKEKAGS, from the coding sequence TTGAAAGTCTTACTAGCTACCAGTCAGAGTCTACCATTATTGTTTGCAGCAGATGAAACCGGCCCCGATGCGGCGCTGATTTCCTTTATGATCTATACGCTGGCAGTCTTCGTGCTCGCAGCCCTGTCTAACCAGCTGCTCAAAAGCAAAAGCTTCCTCAGTGAATACTTTCTGGGAAGTCGTGGCCTGGGGGTCTGGGCCTTCGCTTTGACCTTTGCTGCCACCAGTAGTTCCGGTGGAAGTTTTACCGGGTTTCCGTCCAAGATTTATTCACACGGCTGGATTCTCGCCTTGTGGATCGGCAGTTACATGGTCGTCCCGATCTGTACGATGGGTTTGATCGGGAAACGATTAAACCAGATTGCGCGGCGCTCCGGTTCGATTACGGTTCCCGACGTGATTCGCGACCGCTTTCACAGTCCCATTCTGGGTTTGATGGCCGTCTCGCTGATCGTGTTCTTCATGTCGTTTAACCTGGTGGCCCAGTTCAAAGCGGGCAGCCTGATTCTGCAGACGCTGCTCGATGGCGTCTCTGTGTTTGAGAGCACTGCTGACGGTCTGGCACAGGCTGTCTCGGGTATCCCATTTCTCTCTGATGGTGTGAGTCCGGAATACCTGCTCTGCCTGTTGGTGTTTGGTATCGCCGTGATTGTTTATACAACGTATGGTGGTTTCCATGCGGTGGTCTGGACCGACGTGATGCAGGGCATCGTGATGGTGATCGGTGTGATCATCATGCTCCCCCTGGCAATTTCACAGGCGGGCGGACTGGAGAACACCACCAAGCTGATGGCGAAAATGACGCCTCCCCGTTATTCCGCTGCAGACAAGGGGGGGATCACGCTAACCCTGGATAAACCTGCTGCAGAGGACATGCGAATTGAGGTTGGCACCTGGATCACAGACAATCCGATTGAAAGTTCTAAAGTCCCGCTGTTGTTCCGGGTGACCGCTGCTTCAGAAATTCCAGCAGGCAAAACTACTGTAGATGAGGTGAAAGTTATTCAGCTGACCACGCTGGAAGACATCGATCGCATTTTGAAACGGAAAGAAAAGGAGAATTTCCTCAGTGGGGTGAGTGTCTCCAATATTGATCTGGTGCAGTATGCCTATGGAGAGGAAGCAAGTCAGCAGGGTGCTTATGTTGTCGGTCCGGGGCCCAGCCCTGCCAGTAATAATGGGTTTCTGCCTTTAAGCCTGGCGATCTCGTTCTTCTTCATGTGGGCGATTTCCGGAACGGGGCAGCCTGCAAATATGGTTCGCCTGATGGCGTTCCGCGATACGAAAACGCTGCAGCGTTCGATTTGTACCGTGGCCATTTACTATACCCTGATTTACTTCCCACTGGTGGTGATTTTCTGTTGTGCCCGGGTGATTTTGCCGGGGATGGAAGGCGAATCCGACCGCATCATGCCGGCGATGGCCGTTTATCTGACGGAGAACATCGGCATGGGCTGGCTGGCTGGTCTGCTGGTGGCGGCACCATTTGCCGCTGTGATGTCGACCGTAGACAGCTTCCTGTTGCTGATTTCCTCTGCCTGGGTCCGCGACGTGTATCAGCGGAATATCAATCCCGAAGCCAGCGAGAAGACAATTAAAATGCTGAGTTACCTGGCGACCTTTGTCGTTGGTACCGCAGCCATGATTGTCGCGATCAATCCACCCCAGTTCCTGCAGGACATTATTGTGTATGTGGGGAGTGGACTGGCGGCAAGCTTCCTGGCACCAATCGTCTATGCTCTGTACTGGCGACGTGTAAATGCCGCTGGTGCGATGGGGGCGATGGTGGGCGGTTTCGGACTGCATCTGGCGATGTACGTGACCGGATACTTCGAGAATGGCAGCTTTTTCAAGCCATATCAGTTGTTCGATTTCGATCCGATCATTGTCGGTCTGTTTGGTTCGTTCATCTGTGGATTCATTGTCACGAAGCTGACTGCACCTCCGCCACAGGAACTGGTGCATAAGTTTTTCTATAAAGAGAAAGCCGGTTCCTGA
- a CDS encoding flagellar basal body L-ring protein FlgH, protein MKSLRGISVRTCQRRRKLAVLREAISLGCIVLFCSSVVRAQGPAVQNTAQANQSTAIRSTQGTSELSNIEALRQKADKPVTPPERLAARMNQFEYSSEAMEVTESLANTFGQGDLYTPSPKPPLLRDYSLIYVPAPEPIVVKVHDIITIMVDEKSSVTIDSRFNRNRTETLKAELKEFMRIDNAGNLAPAALNSPKIDTQLQGRLQSTGQVADREGIQYRIAATVVDIRPNGNLILEARKSIRSNRDVWEYRLTGEIRSKDVNRDNTALSENIANLDIVKHQRGKVYQSTKRPWGVVLYDWFFPF, encoded by the coding sequence ATGAAGTCACTCAGAGGAATCAGTGTGCGAACCTGCCAGCGAAGAAGAAAGCTGGCAGTATTACGGGAGGCGATTTCCCTGGGATGTATCGTATTGTTTTGTTCGAGCGTCGTGCGGGCACAGGGTCCAGCTGTGCAGAACACCGCGCAGGCCAATCAGAGCACTGCAATACGATCCACCCAGGGTACTTCCGAACTGAGTAACATCGAAGCATTGCGTCAGAAGGCAGACAAACCCGTCACGCCGCCGGAACGTCTGGCCGCCCGTATGAATCAGTTTGAATACTCATCCGAGGCGATGGAAGTGACCGAGTCCCTGGCGAATACATTCGGGCAAGGTGACCTGTATACGCCCTCGCCCAAGCCACCACTGCTGCGTGATTATTCGCTGATCTACGTACCCGCGCCTGAGCCGATTGTTGTCAAGGTGCACGACATCATCACGATTATGGTAGATGAAAAATCAAGCGTGACCATCGATTCCCGTTTTAACCGGAACCGTACCGAAACTCTGAAAGCGGAACTCAAAGAGTTCATGCGAATTGATAACGCCGGAAACCTGGCACCCGCTGCCTTGAACAGTCCCAAGATTGACACGCAGTTGCAGGGACGCCTGCAGAGTACTGGTCAGGTGGCGGACCGCGAAGGGATTCAGTACCGCATCGCCGCGACCGTGGTTGATATTCGCCCGAATGGTAATCTGATCCTGGAAGCCCGCAAGAGCATTCGCAGTAATCGGGATGTCTGGGAATATCGGCTGACGGGAGAGATTCGCAGTAAAGATGTCAATCGCGACAATACAGCATTGAGTGAAAACATTGCGAACCTGGATATCGTCAAACACCAGCGCGGGAAAGTTTACCAGAGTACGAAGCGTCCCTGGGGCGTGGTGTTGTACGACTGGTTCTTCCCGTTTTAA
- the csrA gene encoding carbon storage regulator CsrA has translation MLVLTRRKDEEIVINDNISIKVLSVKGNRVRLGVEAPDDVQVNRAEIRKLVTQFEVECEPLQSCGL, from the coding sequence ATGTTAGTGCTCACAAGACGCAAGGATGAAGAGATTGTGATTAACGACAATATCTCGATCAAAGTGCTGTCAGTAAAGGGGAATCGAGTACGTCTGGGGGTTGAAGCACCTGATGATGTTCAGGTGAATCGCGCTGAAATTCGTAAGCTGGTCACCCAGTTTGAAGTCGAATGTGAACCCCTGCAGAGCTGTGGTTTATAA
- a CDS encoding flagellar hook-basal body protein produces the protein MIYGMYLSAQGADANSVRMDVLANNMANANTTSFKRDIPIFRMNPPADEKQAPLAPLPGDLQNHSGGITLEVMTTNFENGAMISTESDFDLALKGQGFFQVGNSQNSYLTRNGSLSLDSKRRVVTADQGLPLLNTNGQEITLPVDAVRMEISPDGLVTPFDAQGQALGTRGQIAIVMPSSLNELVKMGNSLYTTEGRVSEAKGPVTIEQGFLEASGTNSIEEMMELVTSTRMFESNINMIKLQDDSLGRLIQSMPRR, from the coding sequence ATGATTTACGGCATGTACCTCTCAGCACAAGGCGCTGATGCAAATTCAGTGCGAATGGATGTGCTGGCTAACAATATGGCGAATGCGAATACGACTTCATTCAAGCGTGATATACCCATTTTTCGCATGAACCCGCCTGCCGACGAGAAACAGGCTCCCCTGGCGCCTCTTCCCGGAGATCTGCAAAACCACAGTGGTGGTATCACTCTGGAAGTGATGACGACCAATTTCGAAAACGGGGCCATGATCTCGACCGAAAGCGATTTTGACCTGGCCTTAAAAGGGCAGGGTTTCTTCCAGGTCGGCAATTCTCAAAACTCCTATCTGACTCGCAACGGGTCCCTTTCTCTGGACAGTAAGCGCCGCGTTGTGACTGCCGATCAGGGGCTGCCTCTGCTGAATACCAACGGCCAGGAAATTACACTGCCCGTCGATGCCGTTCGCATGGAAATTTCTCCCGATGGTCTAGTGACTCCCTTTGACGCCCAAGGACAGGCGCTGGGAACCCGGGGACAGATTGCGATCGTGATGCCATCGTCGCTTAACGAACTCGTCAAAATGGGAAACAGCCTCTACACCACTGAAGGTCGTGTTTCCGAGGCCAAAGGGCCGGTCACGATCGAACAGGGGTTTCTGGAAGCGTCCGGCACCAACTCCATCGAGGAGATGATGGAACTGGTGACATCTACCCGGATGTTCGAGTCTAACATCAACATGATCAAACTGCAGGATGACTCCCTGGGCCGTCTGATACAAAGCATGCCCCGCAGATAG
- the flgA gene encoding flagellar basal body P-ring formation chaperone FlgA: MNRIWAKSVLSLLLTACCLSHTCDVRAEILRLKATAVVNSSVVRLGDVADVLNADEAEAARMQAMILQPAPAQGRTQVITVSQIRSRLQALGVDLSRLELTGRSQIRVSSESPREEPQVKKVATQQELQQTEEKVQQALQNWISRTAPQASHFTVSVRLQPADVPVVRETRADGFYFSQLDLNRQTEQPVLLQLKDAQGMVRQVRVVCQIQRVPEILAAKYTLNRGTVVRADDLVWMRPEKDQKGISDPRQVIGRELTRTVYQTQPMRTEDLIEVPLVRDGAIVTVYARRGGISVRREMRARGDGSMGDQITLIALEGRDRLTATVTGYNQTEVNYRPSSQMPQSTGIQFISGTTESAGPSRGGQVQTVYEIQRGGRSK, from the coding sequence ATGAATCGTATCTGGGCCAAATCCGTTTTAAGTCTGTTGCTGACAGCCTGCTGTCTGAGCCACACGTGTGATGTGCGGGCTGAGATTCTGCGGCTGAAGGCGACCGCGGTCGTGAATTCGTCCGTGGTACGTCTGGGCGATGTGGCTGACGTGCTGAACGCGGATGAAGCGGAAGCCGCCCGTATGCAGGCGATGATCCTGCAGCCTGCACCGGCGCAGGGGCGCACCCAGGTTATCACGGTTTCACAAATCCGCAGTCGCCTGCAGGCACTGGGCGTTGACTTGAGCCGGCTGGAGTTAACAGGACGCAGCCAGATCCGTGTCAGTTCTGAAAGCCCGCGGGAAGAGCCCCAGGTTAAGAAGGTCGCGACACAGCAGGAGTTGCAGCAGACTGAAGAAAAAGTCCAGCAGGCACTCCAGAACTGGATCAGCCGGACTGCTCCCCAGGCCAGCCATTTTACGGTCTCGGTCCGATTGCAGCCGGCAGACGTGCCTGTGGTACGTGAAACCCGGGCCGATGGCTTTTACTTTTCACAGCTGGATCTGAACCGTCAGACCGAGCAACCTGTTCTGCTACAGTTGAAAGATGCTCAGGGTATGGTCCGACAGGTGCGGGTGGTTTGTCAGATCCAACGAGTGCCGGAAATTCTGGCAGCCAAATACACATTAAATCGGGGTACAGTGGTTCGCGCCGACGACCTGGTCTGGATGCGACCCGAAAAAGATCAGAAAGGGATCAGCGATCCGCGGCAGGTAATTGGCCGCGAACTGACCCGCACTGTCTATCAGACGCAGCCGATGCGAACCGAAGACCTGATCGAAGTCCCCCTGGTACGTGATGGTGCGATCGTAACCGTGTATGCCCGACGGGGCGGCATTTCTGTCCGCCGCGAAATGCGGGCACGCGGTGATGGTTCCATGGGGGATCAGATCACACTGATCGCTCTGGAAGGCCGCGATCGTTTGACGGCGACGGTGACCGGTTACAACCAGACCGAAGTGAATTACCGTCCGTCCAGCCAGATGCCCCAGTCGACGGGAATCCAGTTCATCTCCGGTACGACCGAGTCAGCTGGTCCCTCGCGAGGCGGTCAGGTGCAGACCGTATACGAAATTCAAAGAGGGGGGAGGTCCAAATGA
- the flgG gene encoding flagellar basal-body rod protein FlgG — MAIRALYSSATGMAANSFNLDTIANNLANAGTTAYKQNRANFEDIFYEHFKLPGVQDNQGNITPTGTDLGIGVRVQSTEGDFSQGSIVPSNGLYDLAIVGDGFFQVNDGTQDLYTRAGNFTLNANGNLVMASADKGYLLQPNISIPQDAINVTVSGDGVVSYQQQGSTQIQIAGNIQIARFINNQGLLRQGDNLYTETTGSGNAQIGNPGTEGRGQLRQGFLEQSNVEPVRELVELIKTQRNFELNSQVVQAADQTLQTVTNLRRF, encoded by the coding sequence ATGGCAATCAGAGCCCTGTATTCCAGTGCGACGGGAATGGCAGCGAACAGCTTCAATCTCGATACCATTGCCAACAATCTGGCCAACGCGGGTACCACTGCTTACAAGCAGAACCGCGCGAATTTTGAAGACATCTTCTACGAGCATTTCAAACTGCCCGGTGTGCAGGACAACCAGGGAAACATCACCCCCACTGGCACCGACCTTGGTATTGGTGTTCGCGTTCAGAGCACGGAAGGTGATTTCAGTCAGGGATCAATCGTGCCTTCGAACGGACTTTATGACCTGGCCATCGTGGGAGACGGCTTCTTCCAGGTGAACGACGGCACCCAGGATCTCTACACGCGGGCCGGAAACTTCACACTCAACGCAAACGGTAACCTGGTCATGGCCTCCGCGGACAAGGGTTATCTTCTGCAGCCGAACATTTCGATTCCCCAGGATGCGATTAACGTGACGGTTTCCGGGGATGGTGTCGTGAGTTATCAGCAGCAGGGATCCACACAGATTCAGATCGCCGGCAACATTCAGATTGCCCGCTTCATCAATAACCAGGGTCTGCTGCGTCAGGGAGACAACCTGTATACCGAAACGACCGGCTCCGGTAACGCACAGATCGGTAACCCGGGGACAGAAGGACGCGGCCAGTTACGACAGGGTTTCCTGGAACAGTCGAATGTGGAACCCGTACGGGAACTGGTCGAACTGATTAAAACACAGCGCAACTTTGAGTTGAACAGTCAGGTGGTACAGGCAGCCGACCAGACACTGCAGACCGTTACGAATCTGCGTCGTTTCTAA
- a CDS encoding D-TA family PLP-dependent enzyme: MDACYQIEDTSQIISPGMIIFKDLVEENLKQMIALVGNPDRLRPHCKTHKMREVIELELSLGIKKHKAATFAEAEMLAETGVKDICLAYNLVGPNIARAIEFRKRWPDVALQVTADHPTPIEQLGTAMTEAGLEIEVLLDLNTGQNRTGIVPGDAAVELYQLIANTPGLIPAGLHVYDGQNHQVDFHEREVAVKEVWHHVSKLRDQLLLEGLKVPRIVAGATGSFPIFASIDDPAIEVCPGTCVFHDVGYGELFPDLKFKPAAMVLTRVISRPGPDRVTFDLGYKAIASDPAMEGRCRFPDLPDAKPVLQNEEHLVVLTERAGEFQPGDELLAIPRHVCPTSALHKSVTVVSGGKVVGQWNVAARDRFITV; encoded by the coding sequence ATGGATGCATGCTATCAGATAGAGGATACCAGTCAGATTATCTCTCCCGGGATGATCATTTTTAAAGATCTTGTGGAAGAGAATTTAAAGCAGATGATCGCACTGGTGGGGAACCCCGACCGGCTGCGACCGCATTGCAAGACCCATAAGATGCGGGAAGTCATCGAGCTGGAACTCTCGCTGGGCATCAAGAAGCACAAGGCGGCGACCTTTGCTGAAGCGGAGATGCTGGCCGAGACCGGTGTCAAAGACATCTGCCTGGCATACAATCTGGTAGGACCGAATATCGCGCGGGCCATTGAGTTCCGCAAACGCTGGCCCGATGTGGCGCTACAGGTAACCGCCGATCATCCTACCCCCATCGAACAGCTGGGAACCGCGATGACCGAAGCGGGACTCGAAATCGAAGTTCTGCTCGATCTGAATACCGGGCAGAACCGGACCGGGATTGTACCCGGAGACGCAGCGGTAGAACTTTACCAGTTGATTGCGAATACTCCCGGTCTGATTCCCGCGGGCCTGCACGTTTATGACGGTCAGAATCACCAGGTCGATTTCCATGAGCGAGAGGTCGCCGTCAAAGAGGTCTGGCATCATGTTTCCAAACTGCGTGATCAACTGCTGCTCGAGGGATTGAAAGTCCCCCGGATTGTCGCGGGTGCGACCGGTTCGTTTCCAATCTTCGCCAGTATTGATGATCCCGCGATTGAAGTCTGTCCCGGAACCTGTGTGTTTCACGACGTCGGGTACGGCGAACTATTTCCAGATCTGAAATTCAAACCGGCGGCGATGGTTCTGACACGTGTGATCAGTCGGCCTGGCCCTGATCGGGTTACGTTTGACCTGGGTTATAAAGCGATTGCTTCGGATCCCGCGATGGAAGGCCGCTGTCGGTTCCCCGATTTACCCGATGCCAAACCAGTACTGCAGAATGAAGAGCATCTGGTTGTATTGACTGAACGGGCAGGAGAGTTTCAGCCGGGTGACGAGCTGCTGGCCATTCCCCGACACGTCTGTCCGACCTCGGCCCTGCACAAATCGGTAACGGTTGTCAGCGGCGGCAAAGTGGTCGGTCAGTGGAATGTGGCTGCCCGGGATCGCTTCATCACCGTTTAA
- a CDS encoding HDOD domain-containing protein — protein MLVDNCLDPGDLADAFVQRLDRLHSAPKVAQQVLQLTRDPESRIDDIVNCIEHDPGLAAKILQVVNSAKYGVSRRITSIKHAVSYLGKDTIRMLTVSFSMVESLTKRSKGRIFADYWQRALTIASISAHLADHHKCLKKDETYTAGLLADVGILVFSQVEREQYSLIYESYPHGEALVKGERQFFGFDHALLGARLMDFWDLPHEMVVAIEHHHDTGQHGCPLGMALRTGSLLAGSLWNRNSEEFAEAEDLLITFFDFEEPQIEQMIEECRADIAESAEFFGVNLEG, from the coding sequence ATGTTAGTTGATAATTGTTTAGACCCGGGCGATCTTGCAGACGCCTTTGTTCAACGTCTGGATCGATTACATTCCGCACCCAAGGTCGCACAGCAGGTGCTGCAGCTGACCCGCGATCCTGAGAGCCGGATCGATGATATTGTAAACTGTATCGAACACGATCCGGGACTGGCTGCCAAAATTCTGCAGGTAGTCAATTCAGCCAAGTACGGTGTATCGCGTCGGATTACGAGCATCAAGCATGCAGTGTCCTACCTGGGAAAAGATACCATCCGGATGTTAACGGTCAGCTTCTCCATGGTGGAGTCACTGACTAAACGGAGTAAGGGACGAATCTTCGCCGATTACTGGCAGCGTGCTTTGACGATTGCCTCGATTTCGGCTCATCTGGCAGACCATCATAAATGTCTTAAGAAAGATGAAACCTACACTGCCGGCCTGCTGGCGGATGTGGGGATTCTCGTGTTTTCTCAGGTTGAGCGGGAACAGTACAGCCTGATTTATGAAAGCTATCCGCACGGCGAAGCGCTGGTCAAAGGCGAACGTCAGTTCTTTGGATTTGACCATGCTCTGTTGGGCGCACGCCTGATGGATTTCTGGGATCTCCCGCATGAAATGGTTGTGGCGATTGAACATCACCATGATACCGGTCAGCACGGTTGTCCATTGGGAATGGCGCTCCGGACGGGAAGTCTCTTAGCTGGCTCCTTATGGAACCGGAATTCAGAAGAATTCGCCGAAGCCGAAGATCTGCTGATCACTTTCTTTGACTTTGAAGAACCACAAATCGAACAGATGATCGAAGAATGCCGAGCAGATATTGCTGAAAGTGCCGAGTTCTTCGGTGTGAATCTCGAAGGCTGA